A part of Tachyglossus aculeatus isolate mTacAcu1 chromosome X3, mTacAcu1.pri, whole genome shotgun sequence genomic DNA contains:
- the LOC119948782 gene encoding putative olfactory receptor 14L1 has protein sequence MKGAHSLAVEGMSNITMVTEFLLLGFSEVRELQLVHAALFLLVYLAALMGNLLIVTVTTLDQHLHTPMYFFLRNLALIDLCFISVTVPKSVVNSLTNNRSISFLGCVLQVLFFISLASTEIILLTVMSHDRYAAICHPLHYEAIMNRGACGKMAATSWLSGGLSGLMHMAATFSKPFCGSNVIHHFFCDAPLLLAHADSTVILREVEVATFTTGVALFCFVSIIVSYIRIFSVVLKIPTVEGQSKAFSTCLPHLVVVTLFLSTGAFAFLNPNSNGPSGLDLFLSVFYSIVPPATNPIIYSFRNRELKASLGRMLATRMRSSESRSKAFSTCLPHLIVVTFFLSTGSFD, from the exons ATGAAG GGTGCCCAcagcttggctgtagaaggaatgTCCAACATCAccatggtgacagaattcctcctgctggggttctcagaggtccgggagctgcagctggtccacgcagcactgttcctccttgtctacctggcggccctgatggggaatctcctcatcgtcaccgtcaccaccctcgaccagcacctccacacccccatgtacttcttcctcaggaacctggccctcatcgatctctgcttcatctccgtcaccgtccccaagtccgttgtcaactccctgaccaacaacagatccatctctttcctgggatGTGTTTTACAAGTCTTATTCTTCATATCTTTGGCATCCACTGAAATTATCTTGCTCACTGtaatgtcccacgaccgctatgccGCTATCTGCCACCCCTTGCACTACGAGGCCATCATGAACAGAGGAGCATGTGGTAAGATGgcagccacctcctggctcagcgggggcctctcTGGCCTCATGCACATGGCTGCCACCTTCTCCAAGCCCTTCTGTGGATCAAATGTGATccatcatttcttctgtgatgctcccctcctcctggcccacGCTGACTCCACTGTGATCCTTAGAGAAGTCGAAGTTGCAACCTTCACTACAGGCGTCGCTCTGTTCTGCTTTGTTTCCATCATCGTTTCTTACATCCGTATCTTCTCTGTCGTGCTGAAGATACCGACGGTGGAGGGCcagtccaaagccttctctacctgcttaccccacctggtcgtcgtcactcttttcctctccacGGGAGCCTTTGCCTTTCTAAATCCGAATTCCAATGGTCCTTCAGGGTTGGATTTGTTTCTTTCCGTGTTCTATTCCATAGTGCCTCCAGCCAcgaaccccatcatctacagctTCAGGAACAGAGAGCTGAAAGCCAGTCTGGGAAGGATGTTAG CTACCCGG ATGCGGTCCTCAGAGagccggtccaaagccttctccacctgtctgccccatctcATTGTCGtgaccttcttcctctccaccgGTTCCTTCGATTAA
- the LOC119948780 gene encoding olfactory receptor 2T2-like, whose amino-acid sequence MKKWNESSRTEFFLVGLFAHLPHPGLLVSTLSIVYLLALAGNSLMILLIRMDSRLHTPMYLFLSQLSLMDLLLTSVVVPKVLIDYLLNTNTITPVGCGVQMFLVMALGGGEGLLLGFMSYDRHIAICHPLRYPLLMPRDKCRRMGIGACVGAAAVSLFNTVLTMCLPYCGPRKVHHFLCEMPALLKLACVDVSIYEPAVFVICSIVSLIPFLLILASYAHILLTVLQKPSTGGWRKHSPEEDNILAVFYTVFTPMLNPLIYSLRNKEVTGALKKLFQEFWA is encoded by the exons ATGAAGAAGTGGAACGAATCTTCGAGGACAGAGTTCTTCTTAGTTGGGTTGTTTGCCCACCTCCCTCATCCGGGGctgcttgtctccaccctttCGATAGTTTATCTGCTGGCCCTGGCCGGCAACAGCCTCATGATCCTCCTCATCCGGATGGACTCCCGCCTCCATACCCctatgtacctcttcctcagccaGCTCTCCCTAATGGACCTGCTCCTCACCTCAGTCGTGGTCCCCAAGGTGCTCATCGACTACCTCCTGAACACCAATACGATCACCCCCGTGGGCTGTGGGGTCCAGATGTTCCTCGTGATGGCCCTTGGAGGAGGCGAAGGTCTCCTCTTGGGTttcatgtcctatgaccgccacatcgccatctgccaccctctcCGCTACCCTCTCCTGATGCCTCGGGACAAGTGCCGGAGGATGGGAATCGGGGCATGCGTGGGGGCTGCCGCGGTTTCTCTCTTTAATACCGTCCTCACCATGTGTTTGCCTTACTGCGGACCCCGGAAAGTCCACCACTTTCTCTGCGAAATGCCGGCCCTGCTCAAGCTGGCCTGTGTCGACGTGTCCATCTATGAGCCGGCTGTCTTTGTCATCTGCAGCATCGTGAGCCTCATCCCTTTCTTACTTATTCTGGCCTCCTATGCCCACATCCTGCTCACCGTCCTGCAGAAGCCCTcgacaggaggatggaggaag CATTCCCCAGAGGAAGATAACATCCTGGCGGTGTTCTatacggtcttcacccccatgctgaaccctctcatctacagtctCCGGAATAAAGAGGTCACCGGGGCCCTGAAGAAGCTCTTCCAAGAATTTTGGGCCTAG